One window of the Thermodesulfobacteriota bacterium genome contains the following:
- the ffh gene encoding signal recognition particle protein produces the protein MFESLTEKLNAVFKKLRGHGKLTEQNIRDVLREIRLVLLEADVNFRVVKDFIEAIRIKALGQEVLTSFTPAQQVIKIVNEELTSLLGGENSQLNLSGKSPVSIMFVGLQGSGKTTTVGKVARFLKEKKRDPYLVPADVYRPAAIDQLKKLGQELEIDVYNPGPGEDPLTICTNALRSPNINGHDIVLIDTAGRLHIDEGLMQELQRIKERVLPKEILLVADAMTGQDAVNIASKFNEVLGINGVILTKMDGDARGGAALSIKAVTNKPIKFVGTGERLDALEVFYPDRMASRILGMGDVLSLIEKAQATFDDKKARELEKKIRKNAFTLGDFKEQIQQIKRMGSLDQILGMIPGVNKIKGIKGLQPDEGELVKIEAIINSMTKKERLNHTILNGSRRKRIAKGSGTSVQDVNKLIKNYVQVRNMIKKLNTSGMKGFKRGMLPF, from the coding sequence GTGTTCGAGAGTTTAACAGAAAAGTTAAATGCAGTATTCAAAAAACTCAGGGGACATGGTAAGCTTACTGAACAGAACATCAGGGATGTTCTGAGAGAGATTCGTCTTGTCCTCCTCGAGGCAGATGTTAATTTCAGGGTTGTCAAGGACTTTATTGAAGCCATTAGGATCAAGGCATTAGGACAGGAAGTTCTGACCAGCTTCACTCCTGCTCAGCAGGTAATAAAGATTGTTAACGAAGAGCTTACCTCTCTTTTAGGCGGGGAGAATTCTCAACTGAACCTGTCGGGGAAGTCTCCGGTATCTATAATGTTTGTCGGGTTGCAGGGGTCTGGTAAGACAACAACAGTTGGTAAGGTAGCCAGATTCTTGAAAGAGAAGAAACGTGATCCTTATCTTGTTCCGGCTGATGTTTACCGTCCGGCAGCGATAGACCAGTTGAAGAAACTAGGGCAAGAGTTAGAGATTGATGTGTATAATCCCGGACCGGGTGAAGATCCATTAACCATCTGCACGAATGCCTTAAGGTCTCCAAATATTAATGGGCATGATATTGTCCTTATTGATACTGCCGGGAGGTTACACATAGATGAAGGATTAATGCAGGAACTCCAGAGGATAAAGGAACGGGTTTTGCCCAAAGAGATTCTACTGGTGGCAGATGCCATGACTGGTCAGGATGCGGTTAACATAGCAAGTAAATTCAATGAAGTGCTTGGTATTAACGGAGTTATCCTTACCAAGATGGATGGTGATGCAAGAGGTGGGGCAGCCCTGTCTATCAAGGCAGTTACCAACAAACCCATAAAGTTTGTGGGTACTGGGGAACGGCTTGATGCCTTAGAGGTTTTTTATCCCGACAGAATGGCTTCTCGTATTTTGGGGATGGGAGATGTTTTATCCCTTATTGAAAAAGCCCAGGCGACTTTTGATGATAAGAAGGCAAGGGAACTCGAAAAGAAGATAAGAAAGAACGCGTTTACTTTAGGAGACTTTAAAGAACAGATTCAACAGATAAAAAGGATGGGTTCACTGGATCAAATCCTGGGGATGATCCCAGGAGTTAATAAGATTAAGGGTATTAAAGGATTACAGCCTGATGAAGGGGAACTGGTAAAGATAGAAGCTATTATAAATTCGATGACCAAAAAGGAAAGATTAAATCATACCATATTAAATGGAAGTCGTCGCAAGAGAATCGCTAAGGGCAGTGGTACCAGTGTTCAGGATGTAAATAAATTGATTAAGAATTATGTTCAGGTACGTAATATGATTAAGAAACTTAATACAAGTGGCATGAAGGGGTTTAAAAGGGGGATGCTGCCCTTTTAA
- a CDS encoding cyclic nucleotide-binding domain-containing protein, with protein MDNVAFLKEISVFADLTTEEIEKIIGIMKEINVPEGSVIIQEGDVGDSMYIIMDGSVEVSKTLTMKIDGQGFEEKEKILTRLSAGDHIIFGEVGLLEENVRTASVIAISNCTLCEIKKEDFQKLADKDPRMGFKIVKNIAQLVCTRLRKADEDTIKLTTALSIALSR; from the coding sequence ATGGACAACGTTGCTTTTTTGAAAGAGATTTCTGTCTTTGCTGACTTAACTACAGAAGAGATTGAAAAAATTATAGGGATAATGAAGGAGATTAATGTTCCTGAGGGGTCAGTAATCATTCAGGAAGGGGATGTAGGTGATAGTATGTACATCATAATGGATGGATCAGTTGAAGTGTCCAAGACGTTGACCATGAAAATCGACGGGCAAGGTTTTGAAGAAAAAGAAAAGATACTGACACGGTTGAGTGCCGGTGACCACATAATATTTGGTGAAGTGGGGCTACTGGAGGAGAATGTCCGAACTGCCTCCGTTATTGCGATTAGTAATTGTACCCTTTGTGAAATAAAAAAGGAAGATTTTCAAAAACTGGCAGATAAAGACCCAAGAATGGGTTTTAAGATTGTGAAGAATATTGCCCAATTGGTTTGCACCCGACTGAGAAAGGCGGATGAGGACACCATCAAGTTAACTACAGCTCTGAGTATAGCGTTAAGTAGGTGA